A stretch of Metabacillus sp. FJAT-52054 DNA encodes these proteins:
- a CDS encoding alpha/beta hydrolase codes for MKHIFNKGTNPEKPTLLLLHGTGGNELDLLPLAGMIDEEASVLSVRGNVLENGMPRFFRRLAEGVFDEEDLAFRTQELNQFLDEAADKYGFDRSQIIAIGYSNGANIAASLLFHYGDALKGAILHHPMVPRRGIELPDLTGKSIFIAAGTNDPICPAEESTELHALLQRANAKAELHWENQGHQLTRSEVEAAAKWYKGL; via the coding sequence ATGAAACATATTTTTAATAAAGGAACCAATCCGGAAAAACCAACCCTGCTTCTGCTTCACGGCACAGGCGGAAATGAACTTGACCTGCTTCCGCTCGCAGGAATGATTGATGAAGAGGCATCCGTATTGAGCGTCCGCGGAAATGTACTGGAAAATGGCATGCCCCGGTTCTTCCGCAGACTCGCTGAAGGTGTGTTTGATGAAGAAGATCTCGCGTTCCGCACACAGGAACTCAATCAATTTCTGGATGAAGCAGCTGATAAGTATGGGTTTGACCGCAGCCAAATCATCGCCATCGGCTATTCCAATGGAGCCAATATCGCAGCAAGTCTGCTTTTCCACTATGGGGATGCATTAAAAGGCGCAATTCTTCACCATCCGATGGTTCCGAGAAGAGGGATTGAGCTCCCGGATCTAACGGGGAAATCCATATTCATCGCAGCCGGAACTAACGATCCAATTTGTCCGGCAGAAGAATCGACTGAACTGCACGCCTTGCTGCAAAGAGCCAATGCCAAGGCAGAATTGCACTGGGAAAATCAAGGCCACCAGCTAACGCGGAGTGAGGTTGAAGCTGCGGCGAAGTGGTATAAGGGATTGTGA
- a CDS encoding ring-cleaving dioxygenase, translated as MQKTAGIHHITAMVNDPQRNIDFYAGVLGLRLVKKTINFDRPEVYHLYFGNESGQPGTIITFFPWADQLKGRIGTGQVGVTSYVIPPGSRSFWESRLKKFGVKFYKTERFGETYIAFQDPDGLELELVEREEGPLNTWSFSGIPTDQAVKGFSGATLISAQPNKTADLLEQVLGLECVGQEESFLRFKSGGELGNTIDVKLSPSVRGLMGAGTVHHIAWRAKNEEDHLKWRALLQEKGFYPTDILDRNYFNALYFHEEGGILFEIATDPPGFTADEPADELGTKLMLPSWLEPQREELERSLPHIEVHVLEEEME; from the coding sequence GTGCAAAAGACAGCTGGAATCCATCATATCACAGCCATGGTGAACGATCCGCAGCGGAATATCGACTTTTATGCCGGCGTCTTGGGCCTGCGGCTCGTCAAAAAAACCATTAACTTCGACCGGCCGGAAGTGTACCATCTTTATTTTGGAAATGAATCCGGCCAGCCCGGAACAATTATCACCTTTTTCCCATGGGCGGACCAATTGAAGGGACGGATCGGGACCGGACAGGTCGGAGTAACAAGCTATGTGATTCCGCCCGGTTCCCGTTCATTCTGGGAGAGCCGCTTGAAAAAATTCGGGGTAAAGTTTTACAAGACCGAACGGTTTGGGGAAACGTATATCGCCTTTCAGGATCCGGATGGCCTTGAGCTTGAATTGGTGGAACGGGAGGAAGGGCCTCTCAATACATGGAGCTTCAGCGGAATCCCAACGGACCAGGCTGTTAAAGGATTCAGCGGCGCGACGTTAATTTCAGCCCAGCCGAATAAAACAGCCGATTTGCTTGAACAAGTACTTGGACTCGAATGCGTAGGACAGGAAGAAAGCTTTCTGAGATTTAAATCCGGGGGAGAGCTCGGCAATACGATTGATGTAAAGCTGTCCCCTTCTGTAAGAGGATTAATGGGGGCCGGCACGGTGCACCATATTGCCTGGAGAGCGAAAAATGAAGAGGACCATCTTAAATGGAGAGCTCTTCTTCAGGAAAAAGGGTTCTATCCAACGGACATATTGGACCGCAACTACTTTAATGCCCTCTATTTTCATGAAGAAGGCGGCATTTTATTTGAAATTGCGACCGATCCGCCCGGCTTTACAGCAGATGAACCGGCTGACGAGCTTGGAACAAAGCTCATGCTGCCATCCTGGCTTGAGCCGCAGCGGGAAGAACTGGAAAGAAGCCTGCCTCATATAGAGGTACACGTTTTGGAGGAGGAAATGGAATGA
- a CDS encoding YdhK family protein, with protein MNRKKMMMFTVSLLAAFGLAACSNGGMEEKHGGMDHSKMEHSSSGEVPEGLKEAKNPAYPLGSKTKVKTDHMEGMNGAEGTIAGAYDTTVYAVTYTPKGGGEKVVNHKWVIHEEIENAGEVSFKKGEEVTLMADHMKGMMGAKATIDSAEKTTVYMIDYSPANGGEEVKNHKWVTESELSALIKSE; from the coding sequence ATGAACCGCAAAAAAATGATGATGTTCACTGTTTCTCTGCTTGCCGCATTTGGTTTGGCCGCCTGTTCCAACGGAGGAATGGAAGAAAAGCATGGAGGAATGGACCATTCCAAAATGGAACATTCAAGCTCAGGTGAAGTGCCTGAAGGATTAAAAGAAGCAAAAAACCCTGCATATCCGCTCGGGAGCAAGACGAAGGTGAAAACGGATCATATGGAAGGCATGAATGGAGCGGAAGGGACCATTGCGGGTGCCTACGATACAACGGTCTATGCGGTTACCTATACACCCAAAGGCGGCGGAGAAAAAGTAGTCAATCACAAGTGGGTAATTCACGAGGAAATCGAGAACGCGGGAGAGGTTTCTTTTAAGAAAGGTGAAGAAGTCACCTTGATGGCAGACCATATGAAAGGAATGATGGGAGCAAAGGCAACCATTGATTCTGCTGAGAAGACAACCGTTTATATGATTGATTATTCTCCGGCGAATGGCGGAGAAGAAGTGAAGAATCATAAATGGGTGACGGAAAGCGAGCTTTCAGCCTTGATAAAAAGCGAATGA
- a CDS encoding MarR family transcriptional regulator, whose product MDEACKKTPYLALMQTAKAVHERMRRAAASENLNPTEFSILEVLFLNGKQTIHQVGESILVSSGSMTYTIDKLENRGLIYRSACPDDRRAIHLDLTELGKKQMEKIMPKHQALTSYVLGSLKNDEAERLVEMLNRVKNRAEN is encoded by the coding sequence TTGGATGAAGCGTGCAAAAAAACTCCTTACCTTGCTTTGATGCAAACAGCGAAAGCGGTTCATGAACGTATGCGAAGGGCAGCGGCTTCAGAAAATCTGAATCCTACCGAGTTCTCCATATTGGAAGTCCTGTTTCTTAACGGGAAACAGACGATTCACCAAGTGGGTGAAAGCATCCTCGTATCAAGCGGTTCCATGACCTATACGATCGATAAACTTGAAAACAGAGGACTGATTTACCGTAGCGCCTGTCCGGATGACCGCCGTGCCATTCACTTGGATTTAACGGAGCTTGGCAAAAAGCAAATGGAGAAGATCATGCCGAAGCATCAGGCGCTAACGAGTTACGTGCTTGGATCCTTGAAAAATGATGAGGCCGAGAGACTAGTTGAAATGTTGAACAGAGTTAAGAACAGAGCAGAAAACTAA
- a CDS encoding ring-cleaving dioxygenase, with protein sequence MTKKTMGIHHITAIVGHPQENVDFYAGVLGLRLVKQTVNFDDPGTYHLYFGNEGGKPGSIITFFPWAGARQGSIGDGQVGVTTYSVPTGSMEFWEQRLEAFKVEFTKSERFGEQYLEFDDPHGLHLEIVEREEGEANTWSFNGVTPETAIKGFGGAILLSAQPDQTAQLLENVMGLERVGKEGDYIRFRSEADLGNVIDLKTTPTGRGQMGVGTVHHIAWRAADDEDQLEWQKYVGEHGYGVTPVKDRNYFNAVYFREHGEILFEIATDPPGFAHDESHETMGQKLMLPAQYEEARDRIERALIPIEVREF encoded by the coding sequence ATGACAAAAAAAACAATGGGTATTCACCATATTACAGCGATTGTCGGGCATCCACAGGAAAATGTTGATTTTTACGCAGGCGTATTGGGATTGCGTTTAGTGAAGCAGACGGTAAATTTTGATGACCCTGGTACGTATCATCTTTACTTTGGAAATGAAGGCGGAAAACCGGGCAGCATTATCACCTTTTTCCCATGGGCCGGAGCACGCCAAGGTTCGATTGGCGATGGTCAGGTAGGTGTCACCACTTATTCGGTGCCAACGGGTTCGATGGAGTTTTGGGAGCAGCGGCTGGAAGCATTCAAAGTTGAATTTACGAAATCGGAACGCTTCGGTGAACAGTATTTGGAGTTTGATGATCCTCATGGCCTTCACTTGGAAATCGTAGAGCGGGAGGAAGGCGAGGCGAATACATGGTCTTTTAATGGGGTCACTCCTGAGACGGCAATCAAAGGATTTGGAGGAGCGATTCTTCTATCGGCTCAGCCGGACCAGACAGCACAATTGCTGGAGAACGTCATGGGGCTTGAACGCGTTGGAAAAGAGGGAGATTACATCCGGTTCCGTTCTGAAGCCGATCTTGGGAATGTGATTGATTTAAAAACGACGCCAACCGGCCGCGGACAAATGGGAGTGGGAACCGTGCATCATATCGCATGGCGCGCAGCGGATGATGAGGATCAATTAGAGTGGCAGAAATATGTGGGAGAGCATGGATACGGCGTCACACCAGTAAAAGACCGGAACTACTTTAATGCCGTTTATTTCAGAGAGCATGGCGAGATATTATTTGAAATCGCGACGGATCCTCCAGGCTTTGCCCATGATGAATCTCATGAGACAATGGGACAGAAATTAATGCTTCCAGCTCAGTATGAAGAGGCAAGAGACCGGATTGAGCGGGCGCTGATTCCGATTGAAGTAAGAGAATTTTAG